One genomic window of Eggerthella timonensis includes the following:
- a CDS encoding DegT/DnrJ/EryC1/StrS family aminotransferase, with protein sequence MAIPFATLAPMHAELRDEMTEAFLRVYDKGEFIRSSECDAFEHEFSAYCGANYAVGVASGLDALALALRALRVGPGDEVILPANTFIATALAVSAVGAEIVLVDPDPDTCNMTVETFLDAVSERTKAVIPVHLYGQAADIEAIAREAGALGIYVVEDCAQAHGARYSGQHVGTFGDVGCFSFYPGKNLGALGDGGAIVTNDEGVAARVRELSNYGSRQKYHHVEKGVNSRLDEIQAAFLRVKLAHLGEHIAARQAIANRYLTEIANPKIKLPKLGENRNHVWHIFAVQCGERDALKEHLQACEIGTNCHYPITVADQEAYSEENLGATELARSLAAGVLSLPLFVGMTNEQISEVIQRVNEF encoded by the coding sequence ATGGCGATACCGTTTGCAACGTTGGCTCCGATGCATGCGGAGCTTCGCGACGAAATGACCGAAGCTTTCTTGCGCGTGTACGACAAAGGGGAGTTCATTCGATCTTCGGAGTGCGATGCGTTCGAGCACGAGTTCTCCGCATACTGCGGGGCGAACTACGCGGTAGGCGTCGCTTCGGGTTTGGATGCTCTCGCACTCGCCCTCAGAGCGCTTCGCGTCGGACCGGGGGACGAGGTGATCCTTCCCGCCAATACGTTCATAGCCACTGCTCTCGCGGTCAGCGCGGTGGGGGCCGAGATCGTTTTGGTCGATCCTGACCCCGATACCTGCAATATGACGGTCGAAACGTTTTTAGATGCGGTGAGCGAACGCACAAAAGCGGTTATCCCCGTGCATCTTTACGGACAGGCGGCGGATATCGAAGCAATCGCGAGAGAAGCTGGCGCACTCGGCATCTACGTGGTAGAAGACTGCGCGCAAGCTCACGGTGCCCGCTATTCCGGACAGCATGTCGGAACGTTTGGAGATGTAGGTTGTTTTTCGTTCTATCCGGGGAAAAACCTCGGGGCTTTGGGGGATGGAGGAGCGATCGTCACGAACGACGAGGGCGTTGCCGCTCGCGTTCGGGAGCTGTCCAATTACGGCAGCAGACAGAAGTACCATCATGTCGAAAAAGGCGTCAATAGCCGGCTCGACGAAATCCAAGCTGCCTTTTTGCGCGTCAAGCTGGCTCATCTCGGTGAGCATATAGCCGCACGACAGGCTATCGCCAACCGCTATTTGACGGAGATCGCCAACCCGAAGATCAAATTGCCGAAACTTGGCGAGAACCGCAACCACGTTTGGCATATATTTGCCGTCCAATGCGGAGAGCGCGATGCCTTGAAAGAGCATCTGCAAGCCTGCGAGATAGGCACGAACTGCCACTATCCCATAACGGTGGCCGACCAAGAAGCGTATTCGGAAGAAAACCTGGGCGCCACCGAATTGGCGCGTTCGCTTGCCGCCGGCGTGCTCAGCCTGCCCCTGTTCGTCGGAATGACGAACGAACAGATCTCCGAAGTCATTCAGCGCGTCAACGAGTTTTAG
- a CDS encoding glucosyltransferase domain-containing protein, which produces MSVDDVISAIRKRVTTQMLVAFSTALVLGFATHLNAMTGMLMNWDSATIKFGSGFALTQGKWFYSVLDYVHGIINVGSITIPLAIAFCALSAALLVDVLGIKRSVHAGLVGAALITFPSVMVICAYNSEDIFLFAVLLSILSVYVLLKFKYGFAIGIVLLTLSLGIYQAYIGFAAAALLLVCIKDLLFGRDDSRTILLRALKYVLFLIVAVVVYYVVLQIVIGVSGASLSEYRGISDTLSGGALSLSTLVSSIGSAYAQFFSSVWFDFLGTGDMRFVLVYRVATVAVVLLIIALAISSRIYRKPMSLCLLVLFVALFPLAANIVVVLSFGASQYFIMAYPLAMCPVFLILLVDMVLEKRAQDKLASISGSHSRTSRQTSNRFGVCAQWAVVLIALCMVFNWYVLDNQGYTRMKVSYDQAYSISSGMIEDITSTEGYDSSSQVAIMGLGIGKRTDPGYVKTDIFVGLDPILGIPSRMFAFRTDYYWNSFVSNYMGYTFNLADGATKDRIELTDEYRNMPVFPADGSTKVIEGVITVKLA; this is translated from the coding sequence ATGAGTGTCGACGACGTTATTTCTGCGATTCGCAAGCGCGTCACGACGCAGATGCTCGTTGCGTTCTCGACGGCGCTTGTGCTGGGTTTTGCAACGCATCTGAACGCCATGACCGGAATGCTGATGAATTGGGATTCGGCAACTATCAAATTCGGTTCGGGGTTTGCGTTGACCCAGGGCAAATGGTTTTACTCTGTGCTCGATTACGTCCATGGGATAATCAACGTCGGCTCCATCACCATACCCCTCGCTATAGCATTTTGCGCACTATCTGCAGCTTTGCTTGTGGACGTCCTCGGGATCAAACGCTCGGTACATGCCGGTCTTGTCGGAGCGGCATTGATAACCTTCCCTTCAGTGATGGTTATTTGCGCCTATAATAGCGAGGATATCTTCCTCTTTGCCGTGCTCTTGTCCATCCTTTCGGTCTATGTGTTGTTGAAGTTCAAATACGGCTTTGCGATCGGCATCGTTCTCCTCACCTTGTCTTTGGGAATCTATCAAGCCTACATTGGATTTGCGGCTGCTGCCCTGCTGCTCGTGTGCATCAAAGACCTTCTTTTCGGGCGAGACGATTCTCGAACCATTCTTTTGCGTGCTCTGAAGTACGTATTGTTTTTGATAGTCGCCGTCGTCGTCTATTACGTTGTTTTGCAGATTGTAATAGGTGTTTCGGGTGCCTCGCTGAGCGAGTACAGGGGCATTTCCGATACCTTGTCTGGCGGTGCTCTGAGTCTCTCGACGCTCGTTTCGTCAATAGGCTCCGCCTATGCCCAGTTCTTCTCAAGCGTCTGGTTTGATTTCCTCGGCACCGGCGACATGCGATTCGTCCTTGTTTATCGCGTTGCGACCGTAGCCGTCGTGCTGCTTATCATAGCTTTGGCGATAAGCTCCCGTATCTACAGAAAACCGATGTCGCTTTGCCTGCTGGTCCTTTTTGTTGCGTTGTTCCCTCTTGCGGCGAATATCGTCGTCGTTCTCTCGTTCGGGGCCAGTCAATATTTCATCATGGCTTACCCTCTCGCAATGTGCCCCGTCTTCCTGATATTGCTCGTCGATATGGTTTTGGAAAAAAGGGCCCAGGACAAGCTCGCCTCCATCAGCGGCTCGCATTCTCGAACAAGTAGGCAGACCTCGAACCGTTTCGGCGTTTGCGCGCAGTGGGCAGTGGTTCTTATCGCCCTGTGCATGGTGTTCAACTGGTATGTTTTGGACAATCAGGGCTACACTCGTATGAAAGTGTCTTACGATCAAGCTTATTCGATCTCTTCGGGGATGATAGAGGACATTACTTCGACCGAAGGATACGATTCTTCTTCGCAGGTTGCGATAATGGGTTTGGGTATCGGAAAGAGAACCGATCCTGGATATGTCAAAACGGACATTTTCGTCGGGTTAGATCCCATTTTGGGAATTCCGTCTCGGATGTTCGCGTTTCGCACGGACTACTACTGGAATTCGTTCGTATCAAACTATATGGGCTACACCTTCAATCTGGCCGATGGAGCTACTAAGGACAGGATCGAGCTGACGGACGAATATCGAAACATGCCTGTGTTTCCAGCGGACGGGAGCACTAAAGTGATCGAAGGCGTGATAACAGTAAAGTTAGCTTGA
- a CDS encoding sugar 3,4-ketoisomerase, whose product MVKNTAMLDLPCWSDSYGSLVAIEESDTIPFPVTRVYYIFDVGDGIRRGFHSHKDLDQALICVNGSVRIFIEDDEGSEVVLLDDPKKALHIGPMVWREMFDFSDQAVLLVLASRHYDTSDYERDHDAFLKKAKLYFEGEGE is encoded by the coding sequence ATGGTCAAGAATACCGCCATGTTGGATCTTCCGTGTTGGAGTGATAGCTATGGTTCCCTTGTCGCAATCGAGGAGAGCGATACGATACCCTTCCCTGTGACGCGCGTCTATTACATATTCGACGTGGGCGACGGCATACGACGCGGTTTCCATTCCCATAAAGACCTGGATCAAGCTCTTATTTGCGTGAACGGCTCGGTTCGCATTTTCATCGAGGACGATGAGGGATCCGAAGTGGTTCTGCTCGACGATCCGAAGAAGGCCCTTCATATCGGGCCTATGGTTTGGAGGGAGATGTTCGACTTCTCGGATCAGGCGGTGTTGCTCGTGCTGGCTTCGCGGCATTACGATACTTCGGATTACGAGAGGGACCACGATGCTTTCCTGAAAAAGGCGAAACTCTATTTCGAAGGCGAAGGTGAATGA
- a CDS encoding glycosyltransferase: protein MSFRDEKLVSIIVLSHDSRSTISRALHSVFVQDYPRLEIIVSDDGSKGISREYVEKTLESRPRDRIERAVFTAPETAIGMIDSLRLALDEAEGEFFIIINADEMLARRSVVSEYITMFAYRSWQPLLVSGLAEMRSEDMNTILRTIPDGCMRSALQNEDSELLYDSLARGFPISVGATCFHKSFIEKAGVLDWPYKYLVDYPIFLRMARKGISPAYIDRVMVKCPIGKVEDSDRHHRSAVVDLARDRAYMWKTEFDPYSKRVSKESRSRNKEIRLLESCLFQDRSRNKHRPSVAFVITRELKRVLFDKSAHRAILSLRILILIALISVGLQRVAGVWFVVDIVAVGACFSAVLSLLWFVALCLWKILARGRSRHGNGRL, encoded by the coding sequence ATGTCTTTTAGAGATGAAAAACTAGTTAGCATTATCGTTCTGAGCCATGACTCTCGATCGACGATATCGAGGGCGCTCCACTCTGTATTCGTCCAAGACTACCCGCGTTTGGAAATCATCGTTTCCGATGATGGTTCAAAAGGAATTTCTCGGGAATATGTCGAAAAGACGTTAGAATCGCGGCCGCGCGACAGGATTGAGCGTGCAGTTTTTACTGCTCCTGAAACGGCTATAGGGATGATCGACAGTCTGCGCCTTGCACTCGATGAGGCGGAGGGTGAGTTCTTTATAATCATCAATGCTGATGAAATGCTTGCTCGACGATCTGTGGTGAGCGAATACATAACTATGTTTGCATACCGCAGCTGGCAGCCGCTGCTCGTCTCTGGGTTGGCTGAAATGCGATCTGAGGATATGAATACTATATTGCGGACTATTCCCGATGGATGTATGAGATCGGCACTACAAAACGAAGATTCCGAATTGCTTTATGACTCGCTAGCTCGCGGTTTTCCCATATCTGTCGGAGCCACTTGCTTTCACAAATCGTTCATCGAGAAGGCAGGAGTGCTCGATTGGCCCTATAAGTATCTTGTTGACTATCCCATATTCCTTCGGATGGCACGCAAAGGGATATCTCCTGCGTATATTGACAGAGTAATGGTGAAATGCCCTATTGGGAAAGTTGAAGACTCTGATCGGCATCACAGAAGTGCCGTGGTCGATCTTGCGCGGGATCGCGCTTACATGTGGAAGACGGAATTCGATCCTTATTCCAAACGTGTGAGCAAGGAAAGCCGATCAAGAAATAAAGAGATACGGTTGCTTGAGAGCTGCCTATTTCAAGATAGGTCTAGGAACAAGCATCGCCCTTCTGTTGCATTCGTAATCACGCGAGAACTCAAACGCGTTCTTTTCGACAAATCAGCCCATCGTGCTATTTTGTCGCTCAGGATTTTGATTTTGATTGCGCTGATAAGCGTTGGACTTCAGCGCGTGGCCGGCGTGTGGTTCGTTGTGGATATCGTTGCCGTTGGCGCATGTTTTTCTGCTGTGCTGTCTTTACTGTGGTTTGTCGCTCTTTGTTTATGGAAGATCCTTGCAAGGGGCAGGAGTAGGCATGGCAATGGTCGTCTGTAA
- the rfbF gene encoding glucose-1-phosphate cytidylyltransferase: MKAVILAGGFGTRISEESHLRPKPMIEIGGQPILWHIMKTFRAYGVNDFVICAGYKQHIIKEYFANYYLHRSDVTFDFENSGEMTVHNNVSEPWRVTVVDTGLNTMTGGRVKRIAPYIGDEPFFLTYGDGVSDVDINMLLAFHKSNGRLATLTAVSVSQRFGVLDVSDDGAINEFREKRVDDGGVINGGYMVLEPAVFDYIEGDSTVFEQSPLNRLAEEGQLDAYLHDGFWKCMDTQREKEQLEELWAQGNAPWKVW, from the coding sequence ATGAAAGCAGTAATTCTTGCCGGTGGTTTTGGGACGCGCATCTCCGAGGAGAGCCATCTGCGTCCGAAGCCGATGATCGAAATCGGCGGGCAGCCCATCTTGTGGCATATCATGAAGACGTTCCGCGCCTATGGCGTGAACGATTTCGTGATATGCGCCGGGTACAAGCAGCACATAATCAAAGAATACTTCGCCAACTACTACCTGCACAGAAGCGACGTCACGTTCGACTTCGAAAACAGCGGGGAGATGACCGTTCACAACAACGTTTCGGAGCCTTGGCGCGTGACGGTGGTGGATACGGGCCTCAACACGATGACGGGCGGGCGCGTGAAGCGCATCGCCCCCTACATCGGCGACGAGCCATTCTTCTTGACGTACGGCGACGGGGTTTCGGATGTTGATATCAACATGTTGCTAGCCTTCCATAAGAGCAATGGAAGGCTAGCAACATTAACCGCGGTCAGTGTGTCCCAGCGTTTCGGCGTGCTCGACGTGAGCGACGACGGGGCCATCAACGAGTTCCGGGAGAAGCGCGTCGACGATGGGGGCGTCATCAACGGCGGGTACATGGTGTTGGAGCCTGCCGTGTTCGATTACATCGAAGGCGACTCCACCGTGTTCGAGCAGAGTCCCCTGAACCGCCTGGCGGAAGAGGGCCAGCTGGACGCGTATTTGCACGACGGCTTCTGGAAGTGCATGGATACCCAGCGCGAGAAAGAGCAGCTCGAGGAGCTTTGGGCGCAAGGGAACGCTCCCTGGAAAGTCTGGTGA
- a CDS encoding glycosyltransferase: MIKLHRSTGTGFVSIETKRGQLAEHKGTPVKVSVIIPVYNAEKLLDDTVSSIREQTLKDIEIICVDDASSDASLSKLIQYAKEDSRVTVLSNSTNSGTGTTLNIGLEAANGAYVQYVGNDDMLVPDALEYLYGFCESNQVDFCQYAIEALNDDPRSPFLVERTQVKEQYHAVAHDYPILPGTDILTLSTQRGEYRMSNGPQFVRKSLLDTNGIRNLEGLHHEDMYYTYRVLLSAKRSTILARPLYIYRIRPGSLESTKGERLKNAEEFTALLLSAAEMAEATPEDLFNANDFQPVVSSEIEQYYRIAAQRYASLSPEERSKIDRPDSKIASGILCVIECYAAAEEHVRIEKRENERLRRKLDDITDSYSYKLGHVLLAGPYRLKKTLKTIFGS, encoded by the coding sequence ATGATCAAGCTGCATAGAAGTACCGGCACCGGTTTCGTTTCGATTGAAACGAAACGCGGCCAGCTCGCCGAGCACAAAGGGACCCCCGTCAAAGTAAGCGTGATCATCCCGGTATACAATGCCGAAAAGCTGCTTGACGACACTGTTTCCAGTATAAGGGAGCAGACGCTCAAGGATATCGAGATCATCTGCGTAGACGACGCTTCGAGCGACGCTTCCCTGTCGAAGCTGATCCAATACGCTAAAGAAGATTCCCGCGTGACGGTGCTGAGCAACTCGACCAACTCCGGGACGGGCACCACCTTGAATATCGGTCTCGAAGCGGCCAACGGCGCCTACGTTCAATACGTCGGCAACGACGACATGCTTGTGCCCGATGCCCTTGAGTATCTGTACGGGTTCTGCGAGTCGAACCAAGTTGATTTTTGCCAATATGCCATAGAGGCGCTGAACGACGATCCCCGCTCTCCTTTTCTCGTGGAGAGAACGCAAGTCAAAGAGCAATATCACGCCGTCGCGCACGACTACCCCATTCTTCCCGGCACGGATATCCTGACGCTCTCGACCCAGCGCGGGGAATACCGCATGTCCAACGGCCCGCAGTTCGTACGGAAATCTTTGCTGGATACGAACGGCATCCGAAATCTCGAGGGGCTGCACCATGAGGACATGTATTACACCTATCGCGTCCTGCTTTCGGCGAAAAGATCCACGATCTTGGCAAGACCTCTATACATCTACCGGATTCGACCAGGATCGCTCGAATCCACCAAAGGCGAACGGCTGAAAAACGCCGAGGAGTTCACCGCCCTGTTATTGTCTGCCGCCGAGATGGCCGAAGCAACGCCGGAAGATCTGTTCAACGCAAACGATTTCCAGCCGGTTGTTTCCAGCGAGATCGAGCAGTATTACCGGATTGCGGCGCAGCGCTACGCATCCCTCTCTCCTGAGGAGCGATCGAAAATCGATCGACCCGATAGCAAAATCGCTTCGGGTATTCTCTGCGTGATCGAATGCTATGCCGCAGCTGAAGAGCATGTTCGAATCGAAAAACGCGAGAACGAACGGCTCCGAAGAAAGCTCGATGACATCACCGACTCCTACTCGTACAAACTCGGTCACGTTCTTTTAGCGGGCCCCTACCGTTTGAAAAAGACCTTGAAAACGATTTTTGGAAGCTAG
- the rfbG gene encoding CDP-glucose 4,6-dehydratase, whose product MGARERSLESLVTAMDYSYFKGRRVLVTGITGFKGSWLCCILQNLGAEVSGFGLVPHTDPSLYELLQLSECSNTTIADIRDGEAVKEAFDRFEPEVVLHLAAQPIVRDGYKQPVYTYETNVMGTVNVCECVRTSGSVVSFLNVTTDKVYLNREDESVAYREEDPLDGYDPYSNSKSCSELVTHSYDKSFLREAGVAVSTARAGNVIGGGDFSNDRIICDCVRSVISGRTIVVRNPDSTRPYQHVLEPLFAYLVIAQEQAKDASLAGCYNVGPDECDCVDTGSLVKLFCSKWGEGARWRVESDGGPHEASFLKLDSGKLKNAFGWVPRWHIEDAVEKTVEWTKAWQAGDDLRGVVDRQIDDYMKGM is encoded by the coding sequence TTGGGCGCAAGGGAACGCTCCCTGGAAAGTCTGGTGACGGCGATGGACTATTCGTACTTCAAAGGTCGCCGCGTTCTGGTCACCGGGATCACGGGCTTCAAAGGCTCATGGCTGTGCTGCATCCTCCAGAATCTCGGAGCGGAGGTTTCCGGGTTCGGGCTCGTTCCGCACACCGATCCCTCCCTGTACGAGCTGCTCCAGCTTTCCGAATGCTCGAACACGACCATCGCCGACATCCGCGACGGAGAAGCGGTGAAGGAGGCGTTCGATCGTTTCGAGCCCGAAGTGGTGCTGCATCTTGCGGCTCAGCCTATCGTGCGCGACGGGTACAAGCAGCCCGTGTACACGTATGAGACGAACGTGATGGGTACGGTCAACGTCTGCGAATGCGTGCGCACCAGCGGCTCGGTCGTCTCGTTTTTGAACGTCACCACCGATAAAGTCTACCTGAACAGGGAGGACGAAAGCGTCGCCTATCGGGAGGAAGACCCTCTCGACGGGTACGACCCCTATTCGAACTCCAAATCGTGCTCGGAGCTGGTGACGCACAGCTACGATAAGAGCTTCTTGCGAGAAGCGGGGGTGGCGGTTTCGACGGCACGCGCCGGCAACGTCATCGGCGGCGGCGACTTCTCCAACGACAGGATCATCTGCGATTGCGTGCGATCCGTCATATCGGGGCGCACCATCGTCGTCCGCAACCCCGATTCGACGCGTCCTTACCAGCATGTGCTGGAGCCCCTCTTCGCGTATCTGGTGATCGCCCAAGAGCAGGCTAAGGACGCTTCGTTGGCGGGGTGCTACAACGTCGGGCCCGACGAGTGCGATTGCGTCGATACCGGCTCGCTGGTGAAGCTCTTCTGCTCCAAATGGGGCGAAGGCGCCCGCTGGCGCGTCGAATCCGACGGCGGCCCGCACGAGGCGAGCTTCTTGAAGCTGGACAGCGGAAAGCTCAAGAACGCGTTCGGCTGGGTCCCTCGGTGGCATATCGAGGACGCGGTGGAGAAGACCGTGGAATGGACGAAGGCGTGGCAGGCGGGAGACGACCTGAGGGGCGTCGTCGACCGGCAGATCGACGACTATATGAAAGGCATGTAA
- a CDS encoding GNAT family N-acetyltransferase — MEHHYEIEHKGILLRPLQHGDIESLRLWRNDAENSQYIRKIPFITSEAQEAWFAAEMRDPATLTFAICADSELVGSVAFYDIHEGAAEFGRLMVGSAKGKGIGFRATEASMRFAFEVLQLVSIQARVSVDNIAALIIYIRIGFCVKSREYNPQAQMDEFELSLTNDRFFRLTA; from the coding sequence ATGGAACACCATTACGAGATAGAACACAAGGGCATCCTCCTGCGCCCTCTTCAACACGGCGACATCGAGAGTTTGCGGCTATGGAGAAACGATGCCGAAAACAGCCAATACATACGGAAAATTCCCTTCATTACGTCAGAAGCTCAGGAGGCGTGGTTTGCTGCCGAGATGCGAGACCCCGCCACGCTGACCTTTGCGATCTGCGCTGATTCTGAACTGGTCGGTTCTGTTGCTTTCTACGACATCCATGAAGGAGCGGCTGAATTCGGTCGCTTGATGGTAGGGAGCGCGAAAGGCAAGGGGATTGGTTTCCGAGCGACCGAGGCAAGTATGCGATTTGCTTTCGAGGTCCTTCAGCTCGTGAGTATCCAGGCAAGGGTATCGGTGGACAATATTGCAGCGCTTATCATCTATATACGTATCGGGTTTTGCGTGAAAAGCAGGGAATATAATCCTCAAGCTCAAATGGACGAATTTGAGCTTTCTTTGACTAACGATAGGTTTTTCCGACTGACCGCATAA
- the rfbH gene encoding lipopolysaccharide biosynthesis protein RfbH, which produces MFEGMNEKEARNAILEQVEEYCNLFHNQERPFSPGDRISYASRVYDSAEMINLVDSSLEFWLTSGRYTDKFESEFGEYLHVPYVSLVNSGSSANLLAFMALTSPELGSRAIGRGDEVITVACGFPTTVTPIIQYGAVPVFVDVTIPQYNIDVDQLQAALSDKTKAIMVAHTLGNPFDLSAVKAFCDEHELWLVEDNCDALGSRYTLDGTTYFTGTVGDIGTSSFYPPHHMTMGEGGAVYTRSSKLHKLIRSFRDWGRDCICPSGKDNCCGHRFDGQYGLLPKGYDHKYTYSHFGYNLKASDMQAAVGCAQLEKFPGFVEKRKHNHARLLNALEGLEDRIVLPEPAPNSDPSWFGFLITCKDGVDRQEVVERIEDAGIQTRALFAGNLTKHPCFDQMRETGEGYRIVGDLSATDTIMEKSFWVGVYPGMTDEKIDYMASVIRKAVE; this is translated from the coding sequence ATGTTCGAAGGCATGAACGAAAAAGAAGCGCGCAACGCGATCCTCGAGCAGGTCGAAGAATACTGCAACCTGTTCCACAACCAAGAGCGGCCGTTTTCGCCGGGCGACAGGATCTCCTACGCCTCCCGCGTCTACGACAGCGCTGAGATGATCAACCTGGTCGATTCGTCGCTGGAATTCTGGCTCACTTCAGGACGTTACACGGACAAGTTCGAATCCGAGTTCGGCGAGTACCTCCACGTCCCGTACGTGTCGCTCGTCAATTCCGGCAGCAGCGCGAACCTCCTGGCCTTCATGGCGCTTACGTCCCCGGAGCTCGGAAGCCGGGCGATCGGGCGCGGGGACGAGGTCATCACGGTCGCCTGCGGGTTCCCCACCACGGTTACCCCCATCATCCAATACGGGGCCGTCCCGGTGTTCGTGGACGTGACCATTCCTCAATACAATATCGATGTCGACCAGCTGCAGGCGGCCCTGTCCGACAAGACAAAGGCCATCATGGTGGCGCACACGCTCGGCAACCCGTTCGATCTTTCCGCCGTCAAGGCGTTTTGCGACGAGCATGAGCTGTGGCTGGTGGAGGACAACTGCGACGCCCTCGGCTCCCGGTACACCCTTGACGGGACGACGTATTTCACGGGAACCGTAGGGGACATCGGCACGTCGAGCTTCTATCCTCCTCATCATATGACCATGGGCGAGGGCGGTGCCGTGTACACCCGCAGCTCCAAGCTTCACAAGCTCATCCGGTCGTTCCGCGATTGGGGGCGCGACTGCATTTGCCCGAGTGGCAAAGACAACTGCTGCGGACACCGTTTCGACGGGCAATACGGCTTGCTTCCGAAGGGCTACGATCATAAATACACGTACTCTCATTTCGGCTACAACCTCAAAGCAAGCGACATGCAGGCAGCGGTCGGCTGCGCGCAGCTTGAGAAATTCCCCGGTTTCGTGGAGAAGCGCAAGCACAACCACGCGCGCCTCCTGAACGCGTTGGAGGGGCTTGAGGACAGGATCGTCCTCCCCGAGCCGGCTCCGAATTCCGATCCGAGCTGGTTCGGCTTTTTGATCACGTGCAAAGACGGAGTGGACAGGCAGGAGGTCGTCGAGCGCATCGAGGACGCGGGCATCCAGACGCGCGCCCTGTTCGCGGGCAACCTCACCAAGCACCCTTGCTTCGACCAGATGCGCGAAACCGGCGAAGGGTACAGGATCGTTGGGGACCTGTCCGCCACCGACACGATCATGGAGAAGAGCTTCTGGGTGGGGGTTTACCCCGGCATGACCGATGAGAAGATCGATTACATGGCCAGCGTCATCCGCAAGGCCGTCGAGTAA
- a CDS encoding glycosyltransferase — protein sequence MTEGADVLVTAIVLHYENGDVIYETLDSILDQDYSRIELIVSDDCSEEFDSECILTYIEKRKRSNIERVVVRKNECNLGTVAHLEHVRAGAEGEIELLIAADDCWHDPSVFSSFVERFEELGPEAEFITSQIEMCDEHLQEVEKLFLSTSVQEMLKNGDMQSLLEAVSCNCVLAGPGSAFRRSYFEKLGKLSNQYTVVEDWSAHVRWLAMGGRIYYLDRITLKHRHGGISHSASSEWPQHYISYRDDLEKVFSAEIEPIKEMLSLKTYSRATLFHDRNQALCLSLRHRVSVLLVLDKRKESRRSVDSALRQNCLNYEMVIGYPYDLTEWVIDVVEKRFVSSPSIRRIRLVPYCENGFENCLTQLSQVAATEHRVTLMPGEEFAHSSSLLEFVVQEVGEASMSENEKPIVRRIEFSKKSSLPSRGTKLGTVAKRKASSFSQVSKIKEDLLYMALTVLGLCLIQSSELMFEWFYFSVFSIAFVTTFVVLVVRVAASSVKKLRNNC from the coding sequence ATGACCGAGGGTGCCGATGTTTTAGTGACGGCGATAGTGCTTCATTATGAAAACGGCGATGTTATTTACGAGACGCTCGATTCTATTCTCGATCAAGACTATTCTCGTATTGAGCTTATTGTGAGCGATGATTGTTCTGAAGAGTTTGACTCCGAATGCATCCTCACTTACATAGAGAAGCGCAAGCGTTCGAACATCGAGCGAGTGGTTGTGCGTAAAAACGAATGCAATCTAGGAACTGTCGCGCATCTAGAACATGTTCGAGCTGGAGCGGAAGGTGAAATAGAGCTGCTGATTGCTGCCGATGACTGCTGGCATGATCCTTCGGTCTTTTCATCGTTTGTAGAACGATTCGAAGAATTGGGTCCCGAAGCTGAATTTATTACTTCGCAAATCGAAATGTGCGATGAGCATCTTCAGGAAGTCGAAAAACTCTTTCTGTCGACTTCCGTCCAAGAGATGCTCAAGAACGGAGATATGCAAAGTTTATTGGAAGCGGTATCGTGCAATTGTGTTTTGGCTGGGCCGGGTTCTGCGTTCAGAAGAAGCTACTTTGAAAAACTTGGTAAATTGTCAAATCAATATACCGTTGTCGAAGACTGGTCTGCTCATGTTCGCTGGCTTGCGATGGGTGGTCGGATATATTACTTAGACAGAATTACTTTGAAGCATCGACATGGTGGTATATCGCATTCTGCAAGCAGTGAATGGCCTCAACATTACATTTCGTATAGAGATGATCTTGAGAAAGTCTTTTCCGCGGAAATTGAGCCTATTAAAGAGATGCTTTCTTTGAAGACCTATTCGAGGGCAACTCTGTTTCATGATCGCAATCAAGCATTGTGTCTCTCATTGAGGCACCGTGTCTCCGTTCTTCTCGTATTGGACAAGCGCAAGGAATCTCGCAGATCTGTAGACTCTGCGTTAAGGCAGAATTGTTTGAATTACGAAATGGTCATTGGGTATCCGTATGATTTGACCGAATGGGTTATTGATGTCGTCGAGAAACGGTTTGTCTCGTCGCCGAGTATTCGAAGAATACGGTTAGTTCCTTATTGTGAGAATGGCTTCGAGAATTGTTTAACGCAATTGAGCCAAGTAGCTGCAACAGAACATAGGGTGACGCTGATGCCCGGAGAGGAATTCGCGCATTCGTCTTCGCTTCTTGAATTCGTCGTTCAGGAGGTGGGGGAAGCGAGCATGTCGGAAAACGAAAAACCTATCGTGAGACGAATAGAGTTTTCGAAGAAATCCAGTCTTCCTTCTCGCGGTACGAAATTGGGTACTGTAGCAAAAAGGAAAGCATCAAGTTTCTCTCAAGTTTCAAAAATAAAAGAAGATCTTCTCTATATGGCTCTGACGGTTTTGGGATTGTGTTTGATTCAATCATCTGAATTGATGTTCGAATGGTTCTATTTTTCTGTATTCAGTATTGCTTTCGTTACTACTTTCGTAGTGCTTGTGGTAAGAGTAGCTGCTTCTTCTGTTAAGAAGCTTCGAAACAATTGTTAA